Part of the Mauremys mutica isolate MM-2020 ecotype Southern chromosome 1, ASM2049712v1, whole genome shotgun sequence genome is shown below.
GCTAATACAAATCTTCATTATCCAGTCTATGGAAATGCCAAACAACAGCAGCAGTAAAATGCAGCCCTGTTTCCCACCTGTGTCCACATTGAACCACTCTGTTCAGATAAGTTTAGGGAAGAATGAGAATAAGAAAGTAGACAAAGGTGAGAAAAGCAACACAAGGAAAGATAAACAGAGGTATATTGAAGACCTAACAGCTGAAGCAGAAGCTGCTGTGAAGACAGAAAATCACAGAACCATTTACCAAATGAAATTTGTGGACATTTCAAAACAGGAAATGGATCAGTAAAAAGCAAAGATGGAAAATGTTTACAATGGAGGTAGAACAGAAAAACAGATGGGCAGAACATTTCAAAGACATTGTCAACAGACTTAGACCCACTTCAGCACCAGATTTTGATGGAACATGAACTTGATCAACTTGACGTTAACATTGGTCCAATAGAAATGTCAGAAGTACAGGCGGTAGTAGAGAGACAGAGCCTACCTAGAGCACCGGGCCTGATGCAAGACCTGAGGCCTGAACCACAGTCAGCAAAGCCAGGCCATGCTATGAGTCAAAGTCAGGCCCTGTCATAAAGCAGACACTTGCTCACAAGTTCACTGTCCAGTACCTGAACTTGGCAAAGGTATGGCAAGCATTGCTAAAACACAGGCAGTCCTAAATACTAGGTACTGGATATTCACGTAAACACATTCTTGGGAAATggtacaggaacacactgacccggAGTAAGACAAGGACGGGAGGACAGGAttatggatagagatgttttgttcaaaccaagaGGTATGAGGTGTAGGGTTGGTAACTAACCACATTGAAAGTGTaatacgtaacttgtttgtatcaatgtGTAAAAGAGAAGTCAAAGGAGGGGCATCTTTGCCCAGCCTAAGGGGCAGCGGAAAGTCCCACTGCTGattgagctggtccattgttgcgggcatacatgtgttagtgtatCTGCAGCTCCTCTGGGGCACTGGGATCTTGCTTCGTcagcaataaacctggcctggcGCCTTTGCCACTGAACCGAGCCTGTGGTCTTTCTGGCTAGTACTAGTGAGGTCTGCTGAATCAGCTATCTGCACAGGACTGAGACAGCATACAGACAGGACACACACACGCCagctgacaacactggtgaccccaaCTGCTGATTTGGTAAGTGGTGAGCTCTCCGCTGCAGGGGTCGCAAGCTAACATGGCAGAAAACTCCGAGGTAGGGAACACCCCTAATCCCCTCCCTAGATACCCTCAGAGTGTGATAAGGTTTGGACACACTGGGTGATGAAAAAAGGAGTCCATGTGAGTTTAAAAATCAACATGGGGAAGAAACATGGACTGGAATCTGTAAGGCGAGGGCAGAGACTGTAGCACTGAAACATAATAAGAGTAAGACGTACAATATTGCAAACTATGACCATGGCTGTTAAATGGTTAAGACAACACACCACAAAATTGGTGGGACAAGTAACAGAAACAAAAagttaaaagaaacaagaaaagCAACAGAGCCTGGCCCCTGTAAAGTCCCCGCTCTCCTAGCAGGGCAGCAAGCAGTCCGGAGACATGATACATTATagcaagcacaggaacagattaGAAAATTGGAAACAGCTGTAGAGAATCTGCAAAAAAAAGAAATGCCATTCCCTCTTATAAATCTTGTGGGGCAACAATGGGCTTCAGGTACTTATATAGTGACTGAAGGCTAcagacagaaatggaaaaaggtagCCTTAGCAAAATTAAAAAATGGAACACATAGGATGACTGGAATGGATGGTGCAATGGGAACATGTAGAATGACCCAGACCAAAAGCCATCAAGCAGTCCATGGGCAGGGCCACCACACTGCAATCATCACCGTATGATGATAGCCAGGTTCCGGTAAAACATACCCCAAGACCTAGATTGGTGCCTGTCAGAACAGGAGAAGTAAGTGCACAGGAAGGAGAAGTAGCAAATAATACTTTCACTGGATTAGTAAATCAGTTGAAGGAAACAATGGAAtagttcacagagcacattaggagacaggagctgcgcCCTGCCCTCGCCGGGTAGTggataaaaaagaatttcaaagtggAAAACTGAGAGTGAGCAGGTTAAGACCTAAAATTGGTGCATTAACGCATGGAGTTGCCCAGAAACAGTTAACTGCGCAGCAAAGAGCAATCCTGCAATCAATTTGGCATGcagacaaaagcaacagacactggtgGAAAAATTCAGCTTTTGCAAGAGCAGATAACAACCCCCACTCTCCTTTCAGAGCCAGAATAAAAACCAGGAATATGGGTTCCCAACTGTTTTAATCCATGGAGTCCCACTCTTTGCTCAGAGCTAATAATATAACCTTCTTTCTCAACTATTTTTACATTCCTGTTAAGTTTTCCTTATACATATCAAATGATCGGGTCTAAACTGTtgttaccagtcaagaaagagatcttggaatcattgtggacagttctctgaaaacatccactcaatgtgcagcggcagtcaaaaaaactaacagaatgttgggaatccttaagaaagggatagataataagacagaaaatatcatattgcctctctgtatatccatggtacgtccacatcttgaattctgggtgcagatctggtcaccccatctcaaaaaaagatatattggaattggaaaagcttcagagaaaggcaacaaaaatgattaggtgtatggaacagcttctatatgaggagagattaatacgacttggatttttcagcttggaaaagagacgactaagggggcaGATGATACAGGTCAATAAAATCacaactggtgtggagaaagtaaataaggaagtgttatttactccttctcataacaccagaactaggagtcacctaatgaaattaataggcagcaggtttaaaacaaacaaaaggaagtatttcttcacacaacacacagtcaacctatggaactctttgccagaggatgttgtgaaggccaagactataacaggattaaaaaaacaaacccacaaaaactagataagttcacagaggacaggtccatcaatggctattagccaggaagggcagggatggtgtccatagcctctttttgccagaagctggaatgagagacggggatggatcacttgatgattacctgtactgttcatttcctcttaagcacgtggcattggccactgtcagaaggcaggatactgggctagatggacctttcgactgacccagtatgaccgttttTATGTTGTTATATCTTCTCTCAGTTTAAACTTGCCAATGCTGCCTATACTTGATAACTTGATAGAGTTAATTAAGCTTTCTTTGCTCAAGTCTCCCTTCCTTCCTAGGTTGCTTTTTCTCTCCCTACATCCCCACCTCTCCtttaaaaattaatcgtgattaatcacgctgttaaacaataatagaatactatttatttaaatattttttgatgttttctacattttcaaatatattgatttcaattacaacacagaatacaaagtgtacagtgctcactttatatttattttttattacaaacatttgcactgtgaaaaagaaacttcagttcacctcatacaagtactgtagtggaatctctttatcatgaatgctgaacttacaaatgtagaattatgtaaaaaagaaTAACTGCAGTTaacaataaaacaatgtaaaactttagagcctaaaagtccactcagtcctacttcttgttcagccaatcactcagacaaacaagcttTCAGTGTTAGGGgaggacaggggaggggagaagcaggggcggctccaggcaccagcgctccaagcacgtgcctggggcggcaagccactgggggcgctctgccggcaggctgccttcgacggcttgcctgcagagggtccactggtcttgcggcttcggtggacctcccgcaggcgtgcctgctgaGGATCCACTGAAGTCGTGGGATGGAGggtccaccaaagctgcgggaccagcggaccctccatgcttggggcggcaaaatgtctaaaGCCACCCTGAGGAGAAGTAAGCAATGTCGTGTGCAGGAGGAGGGCCTGGGAGGGTGACAATGAGGAGGAGCAAGCAATAACTTgtgcaggaggagggtgaggaaGGTGTTTTGCTGCTGCTTCCGTAAGGGTGGTTTCTGGTACTGGGCTCACCAGACTCGCCTCCTTTCATTGAGCTAGGTAGGCCCCCCCTCAGCTGAGTGAGCCCTTGTTTGCAAGAGAGGGTGGATTTTACCACAGGGACTCATCATACTACAGTGGAGGAGAGGCTGGTGCAGGGATGCTGAGCTTGCCAGGTCCATGTTCTCTCTGGGGTACCCCCGGAGTGAGCAGCCACCTAGGGGCAAGGGGACACAACGCAGAGCGGTTGGTCCCGGGAGTGAGTGGCTGGCTGGGAACAATAGGGCCGAGGCTGGCTAGGGTGCCGATATGTCCGATTTTGGCCAGGGCAGTCCCCTTTTTCAGTCCTGTCCTGGCCGTCCCTACTTCTTcgccaaaactgggcatttgtcctggctgcaaggcagagcagagagaggcgGCGGCAGCCCGGGGGTcagctgaaggcagcactgcccgcCAGCAGGAAAGTGGAGAAAATTGCTGCTGGCAAGCAGTGCTGGCCTCACAGCTGACCCAGggtggcacagagctggggggcagggatcagCCGCAGCCAGGGGAGGCACAGAGGTCGGGGGGAGAGATCAGCTTCAGCCAAGGGAGGCgcggagctcgggggggggggcatcagcCTCAGCCAGGGGAGCTCGGGGGTGGGGACAACCCCAGCCCTAGACAGCATGGGGAAGGGGTCAGCCCCAGCCTCGGGTGACACAGGGCTTGGAGCGGGAGACACCACGGTGGGCAGTGTGGAGCTGTGGTGGGCAGCCCCAGCTGCGGGCACCACGTGGTGGGGGTCAGCCCTAGGAGCCATGGGGAGTGCGGCTTGGGGAGCcctgcaggggaggtgggggagcctaCCTCCAGCTACCCCCTGGCCTGGCCGTcctgtttttactttaaaaacGCCGGGATGAGAACCAGGTTATTTTCTCTGTCCTCGTCTCTTCCCGCCCTCTGGTGGCGGCTTCCATTACTGTGCCTCTCCAGAGCATCTGTTGTGGGCTTCCTTGGAGCCCAGGCAGAGACTCACTGTTGTTGTGCCCAGAGCTGGCCTAGGTGGGGCCTGTAGTGAAGGCAGTGTGAGTAACCGCCACCCTCATTTGGGAACACAGGaacagattagggtgaccagatgtcccaattttatagggacagtcccaatatttggggctttgtcttatataggctcctattaccccctaccccctgtcccactttttcatacttgttgtctggtcaccctatttgggaAGGTGCTTGCAAGGGGAGGGGGATAGCAAAGAGTCTTCAAGAGCTTGTCCTGAGAAGAGGTGGAGTGGTGTTGTCATCTAACCAGAACCCAGAGTTGCTGACGTCTGGTTAAAACAACTCCAGTCTTCAGAGTTGTGCAGCTTGAAATGATGTCAAATTAGAATTACTCTGCCTCTTGTTGCCTTGGCTGGTCAGATTTAGTGGAGTAGCAGAGTGCTGTCCTCAGCATCATGATCTTCAAGTGCACCCACGCCAGCATTTACAACTCTGAAATCCAGACATCCGGGCTGGGGTAAATGGTGTCAGTGTAAATGCAAGTTAGATACATTTCATTTACTGCTGTAAACTATTTGTTAATTGATTGATCAAACTGCCCCCTGCTGATTTAAATTAGTTGTGACAATTTATCGTAGTCTGTTATAGCATGTTTCCTTAAAGTGTTAAGTAAAGCTGTGTTAACTCTAATCTAAGTGTCTATTGTTTATAATTCGTATTTTTGAGTTAGACCCAATGCACAGATTAGCTCAGGTTTCTTTCTGGAGGCTCCCAAGAAATGTCATTGTATGTACAGGGCCCAGCTAGGAGGAGGCTCTGCAAATTTTAGTTtcctttacaagtaaaaagaCTGCAACGGAGGGGTAGATAGAGGATTTCCTCCTATCCAACATCACCACTGGGATACTTCTTTACTGTCAAGAGCATCAGGTGCCCGGGCATACAGGCAAGTGTTGCCAGTTGCTGACTAACccagggaggaagggggtgggggggagagaaggacgTTTACATCTACTCTACTTTTGCTTCTCCTTCTGCCAATGGGAGTGCAGTTGGGGTGGGGTTGGCTGGgcccagtggccaatggcaggacAGGGAGTAGGTTTGAAGTGCTGCAGGGTTGGGTGGAGGCACAGGCACAGAGCTCAGGCAGTGTTTGGTGAAGGCAGGTATAGGGCAGGGGAGGAGTAGAGCTGAGGCAGGATGCTCTCTGAAATTAATGAGAAAATGTTGGTCAGCATGCTGGGTTCTCTAATCTAATGTTTCTCTTATCAGGAATAGAAGATGAAAGGGAGAAACACACACCAGTAAAACAGGACACAGCCTAGGAGGCTGTAGTGAAAGCCATGGCCACTGTCCGGAACAGAGGTAAAGATgtagtgcgtgtgtgtgtgtttaaatatatacatatatgctTGTGTGTGTATATCCATACAGTATAAGTGTGCATTTATATGTGTTAAAGCCTATATGACTTTATGGGCATATAGATGTATGTGCATCTGTATGGCTATTGTGAATCTATGTCTGTTTGTCTCTGTGAGTTTATTTATACCCAAACTGTATTTTTAGTTACTAACTTTTTAATAAAGATAAAGTAACTGACAATAAAATGATTTTCTTGCTTAAATCCCAAAAGAGTGCTTCTTACAAAAACAAAAGGTGAGAGAATACAGCAGAGCTGAGGCACTCTAGGTTACAAAGCAAAAGAGGTACATGTACAAAACTATAAAAaagatttatatatataaaaattagtACATCCCATTGGAGCCATCTTTCCTCAAACAGCTCAGATTTTTGTTGTGTGTCTATATCTGTGTGTCTGTCCGGGATTATCTATATTCGAAaacttgcaccagtgtaactaaattgttacactggtgcaagttTCTTTATAGGTAAGAGCATGTGTTCATTCTgggcctgctccaaagcccattgaagtcaaggggactcttttcactgatgtcaatgggctttggatcaggccctagctgAATATGTGTCTGTGCATGTCTGGACATGTTTTGACTATCCCTgcatgcagtgatgagctgccaaaatattaacaaccggttccctcctcctaaAAAGACTGCAACGGAGGGGTTGATAgatgacccccccgccccccgggactcctgccctgccccccaggacccctgccctatccaccccccttccctgtcccttaactgccccctgccaccccatccaacccctcctcttattcctgatggccccccggcacccctgccccatcctaccACCCCTTTTCTctgtcctgactgcccctggaacctctgcccctgactgcctcccactgccccatccaacccctggtccttcctgactgcccccccaggacccgtgcccccattcaattcccctgttccctgccctctgactgcccccagtCTCGACTCTAATCCAcccccgccctctatccaacaccctctccctgctccctgtcccccttaccgcgctgcctgaaGATGGGGGTCGTGCcacccagagtcggggctgggagccacgggTGCTGGGCTGCAGTCGGGGTCGGCGTCTGGCCCGGAGCCGCGCCACCCAGGGTCCGGCccagagccgcgccgcccggggtccaggtcagagccgggggccggcccagagccgcgccgcccgcccggccagaGTCGGGGTCAGCGTCGGGGTCcagcccggagccgcgccgcccggccggagccgGGGTCCGGGTCCGGATCAGAGCCAGGGGCCGGCCcagagccgcgccacccggccggaGTCGGGGTTGGGGGCCAGCCTGGAGGGGGCCGGGGATGCCCGGCGCCTAGAGCCCTCCTTGTGCCTCCCCTctccagctcacctgcaggaagctgctgcttccttctcagccctcccaggcttcccgcgctaacagctgattggcagggagccttcagaggaggaggcagagctggagccaggtgagctggggccgggggcagggcagggcagggagctgctgcaggcggagcctttgttaaatttaaaagccctttacaaccggttctaaaggggtttctaaatttaacaaccggttcgcgtgaaccggtgtgaaccggctgcagctcaccactgtctGAATGCCTGTGTGTGGGCTCCCAGATTGAGTTGAAAATGGTAGAATCATGAAAATGGCAGAGAAGAAAATGCTGATGAAGGAATTTTAAAGATACAGACTCTTTGTTACCACTAACTCTTGGTGCTGAGGGGGAAATGAGAAGTGCCCCTTGCAGTTTGCTCTCCGTGTTCCCATGGCATGTCAATCCTGTTTTGTCTTCTGAGAGTCTCAATACAAATAACAAGGGATGGTTATTCTGTTCCAAAACAGAACCAGCTTGAGCATGTCACCTGAGaaatctccattttgaaaacactattattaattttattttcaaatgtatttctgGCAGcatccacattttaaaataaaagtttaaaaaaagaagaaaggaaagaaccGATATTTGGGCATCAGTGGGATCTTACAGTTATAAATGACAATTTGAGGGCCTgagtcctgttgatttcaatgaactTTGGACCATGTCCTAGATATTATtattaatgttgttgttttattattaataatgatgaTTTTCACTGTTCCATAGTAAGTAATGGGCAATCTCCCTCCTTCACTCATGATTAAATTAGTGGTCATATTGGGGGCCAGGATGATCCCTTATCCATTAGCAGGGAGTTGCTTTCCTCAGCAGTACTGATTAGAAACTGTCCATTGAGAATGAACAATTATGGGTCACATGGTCCCAGGGAGGATGCATTGGGAGGCCTCCCTTTCTGTCTTCCCTTATGTTTCTCTCTGTGCACCAGGTGACTCTATTCTTTTTCCCACAGATCATGAATCCAGAGGCATCACACAGGGGTGAGAATGAAAGCTCCATACCCATGTCCTCCACAAGATTTACAGAGAAAGTGGGAGCTAGGAAAGGTTCAGATCTCACTCCCCTCTCATCAGTGTGATATTAGATTTAACCCTCCATCTTCctcatctctttcttttctctcatCACTATATCTGAATCTCTGTCTATCCTTGTGAGTTCCCTTTCCATTTATCTGTGCCTCCTTCCCATCTCTCTCATTTTTAACTTTTTGTGACTGGCAAGCTCTTAGCAATAAAGCTGCAGTCAGTTACtctttagaacaggggtccccaacgagGTGCCCATGGGTGAcatggcgcccgccagggcatCCCTATTCATCTGCCTTCTGGCCGCTGGACAAGCAGCCGCCAAAATGCCGTTGAGAAGTGGCAACAAGAAGAAGCACTagcctcttgatgacgctgcttCACAGCAGCAGTTTGGTGGCGATGCCTCTTGACGTTGCTGTTTCACGGGGGCATTTTGGCAGCTCCTTGTCCGGCAGCCATGGTCCTCGGCGGCTAGTCATCCAGTGCCCACCCcatggaaaaggttggggaccactgctttagaatCTCTCTCATGTTTTAGGGGGAAGATATCCCAGAAGACATTTATAGACAGTTATGACCCAAGTGTCCTTCGAAGGGTGCAATACATGCTTTATGAAATCAAGTGGAGCAATAGCGAAAGCCCCTTGCAGAGCTGTTGCCATAGCTCTCGAATGGCGCATGCTGAAATCTACTTCCTGGAAGATGTCTTTCAGAAGCCAAGATCTGATCCTTCTGCCCGCTGCTCCATCACCTGGTACATGTCCTGGAGTCCCTGTGGGTATTGCTCCAAGAAAATCAGGGATTTCCTGAAGGCCCAGCCTAATGTGAATCTAGTTATTTATGTAGCACGGATCTACTGGCACAAAAGGGAAATCAATCGTGAGGGTCTACGGAGCCTGATGAACATCGGAGTGTCCATCCAAGTCATGGACCTCCCAGGTAATGACTCATGGAGTTAGGGGGAATACATGGGATAGAGATGGGACATGGAGCATTTTTCTTCTAGATCTTTGGTTCCAATTCAGCCCTGGTCAGTGGCCATGGATAGCTCCATGGAAGTTGTAGAATGGATTATGGAATCTTTTCACTTCTACGTCAGTTGTTGCAGTCTGGCCCCAAGTCTTGGGGGATAGCGCAATAGGATTCAGAGCTTTTCCCCTTTAGGTCTCTGGTTTCAAACCTTCCCTTGAGTGCCAGTGACCAAAAGCCAGTAGCTGACAGCCATTTTTTGACATATTTGAAATGTGCTGGGGTTTGCAGTCCAGCTCTTAGCAGTACAGATAAAAATCACTAAAATCTCACTCCCTGCTGGCAGTTGCTGATCCCcttgtctcagcagagaggctgaggCATGAATGAGCCACGAAGAGTCAAGGCTCTTTTTACTGCTAGAGGCAGGAACTGAGAGCTGAGGCACGCTGCTGAGCCGTGTGCATGGGTGAAGCTGGTGTGGCACTGCCGCTGTCTCTAGTGGTCTGTTCAGGGAATAAACTGAGAACACCAGCCTCCTTCCCGGCGCAGTCCATCTGCCATCTTTCAGTTTCATTTGTGAACATAGTATTGTATTGGGATGTGTAGCAAGGCAACGACTCATTggcatggtgcctcctgctggtcgtcctggaAATTAGCTCTctagctccagagcgccctctgctggctgatgtTCCACTTGCctcagggctgttttaaccctTTTGGGGCTGGAGCGGGGTAACTGCCCTGCTACACACAGCCCCCCTCAAGATCCCCACTCCtcggagtggggtgggggtctcctGGCCTGGACCGGTCACCCATGTGCCTCCAGAGCCACTCATTTCCTTTCTGACTCCTCCAGATGCTTCCACAGGTGGGTCTCCTCATCTAGGACGGCTGCATACTCTTTAGTGAGGTCCGGGGCTCTCGCTTTGGCCTCATGATgggtctgctctgcagcctccagctgcaCACGCAGGACAGACTCCCCTGGGCCCTCTTCCTTCAGGGTCTGTTGTGGAGCAAGTTGCAGTAGGCACCCAGCCGCAGTCCCAGCCTCTTGCTGGGACCACTCTGTCCCAGTCTCTTTGTCTGCCATCCCCCATGGGTGGCTCTCAGGCAGGTCTACTGCCATCTCTGCAGCCTCTACCCCATTGCTCCTTGACCCCTTTGGGTCCACAGGCCCCTCCACCTGAGTCCGCCCTCCTCTGAGGGGACAGTTCTTCTTCATGTGGCCCCATTCATGGCAGCCAAAGCAGGCTCGCCACCCCTTTGCTGCCCTGGGCCCCGGTTTCCTCGGTCCTTCTCAGGGCCAggcctccctgggctgccctgggcCGTGCCTAGACCTCACAGTCCCCTTGTATTTGGGGTGGGACGCAcatgcctgcattctccaccacatCGTAGTGGGGCGACGACTCACTGGCACGCCGCCTCCTGCTAgtctcctgggaattagctctccagctccagaccaccctctgcaggccggtgtctcgcctgccactggcccccgtgtccctcccagactccagtgccccttaccttggggttctgctctctgcagtacccccacagtctgAGTCTCCCCTCTCAGGGGACCCCCCTTCTgtccccaccttgtctcagtggctactgccagtcaccatctagcccccacacaTGGGTGGACTGCAGTCTGtgaaccactcatcatcggcaaggtgGGCTGGACCTGCTAattttgcctacccctgggttgcccctatgcaaccccagtacctgctttgggccttcaccaaggcctgcagcctggagaaTTGCCAGTCATTCCCCCGCtcctttgcctttccccagccctgctcagcctcagGTACCCTGCTTGGCTCCCAGGCAGCcaagtccttctctctccaccgcTAGAGAGACTTtcagcctctggctcacagccttttataggccaGCTGTGGTCTGATTGGGGCTatgccccagctgtggctgcttcctcaATTAGCCTTATTGGCTCCTTGGAGCagctctttcccagggctgttttaaccccttccAGGCCGGAGCGGGGTAACTGCCCCGCTACAGGATGTCTTTGCAGCTTTTTTCTAATCTACCCCCAGAGTAAAATCAGCTCACCCACTGATAGTGTGCTGCTGCTACTAATCATGAACAAATAGATGATATTTTACTCTCCCCACAATACATAAATGACCTGTCCCAGGTGAATAAGTGAGTGAAATTTTGCAAGGCTGATTTAATGAGACCTTCCCTGGACAGAAAGATGGAAAAGGCCAGCAGAACATGAGGCCCAAGTGCTGTAGTGTCCTCAGGTGGTCCTGCCTAGCAGAAGTATTCTGCATGACTCAGATTAGTCTTGCTCCCTTGAGATTGACTGACCTTTGTGTATTGCTGAGTCCACTGATACCTCCTTCAGCACATGACTGATTTGCTCCATTTACCCAGCTTATAGCTACTGTTGGAGAACATTTGTCGACAATGAGGACAAGTATGAAGATTATTGGCCCAGGCACTTTTCTCCATGGATAATGCTATATTATCTCGAACTCCACTCCATCCTTCAGGTCAGTAGAACTTTAGGGAGGGGGAAATTGCATCCAGAAATGATCCACAGTCGCATGCAGAACCCAGTGTCTGAACTGGATATTTCCTTGATCTCCTTTGAAATCTCCCTGGTTCTGAGAGAGTTTTTCCTGCAGCTGAGCTATAACACATGGTCATTCCCAGATGAGCTCATGGGGATGCTAAAAGGACAGGAAAAGGTTCTTCACATCTTTGGAGGCATTTAAAAACTTCTGGGGTTTGCTTTATTTCAAAACaggataaatgtaaaaaaaagtgtCCTGTCCTTTTAAGGGACAAACACAACAGGGTTTTCCAAAGCCAAAGGTctggagcaggggtggccaacctgagccacagtaatacatcagcagccccccatccactcccctgtgcctcccgcctgcccccACCAATCAGCATCTAC
Proteins encoded:
- the LOC123355412 gene encoding C->U-editing enzyme APOBEC-1-like isoform X4, translating into MATVRNRDHESRGITQGGKISQKTFIDSYDPSVLRRVQYMLYEIKWSNSESPLQSCCHSSRMAHAEIYFLEDVFQKPRSDPSARCSITWYMSWSPCGYCSKKIRDFLKAQPNVNLVIYVARIYWHKREINREGLRSLMNIGVSIQVMDLPAYSYCWRTFVDNEDKYEDYWPRHFSPWIMLYYLELHSILQNIPSCLKISSFKNQDPVFRLRVDEKQKRAFTSANPYLPPVSWPGQPTSLWKP